CCGGTTCCTGGCCGATGACGTATTCCTGCAGGAAATCGTAGATTTCGCGCGGCTTGGGCAGTTCGAAGCTGCCAAGGTCCGCTACTTCCGCGAGTTCCTCTTCAATGATCTCGTTGCAGAGCTCAATGCACTCGTCGCAGATGTAGACGCCGGGCCCGGCAATGAGCTTTCGCACCTGCTTCTGGCTCTTTCCGCAGAAAGAGCACTTCAGCAGATCCGTGCTCTCGCCAATCCGAGCCATATGTGAACCCCTTAGTATCCTGCTGCTACCGCAGCACTGCACCGGTTGCTGGAATCACGGTGGGTCCGGGAGGTCCGGCCGTGACATCTTCCACTCTAGGTCACATTCGGCCTGAGAGGTGGAACCTTACGCATTGAAAGCGAAAGCCGGTGCGGTCCATTTTTCATGAACCGCACCGGCTCCGCATGTCGTGCTGATTACCTGCTGATAGCCTGCGGCTTGATCTTGCGGGAATCAAGGACCTGGTCGATGAGCCCGTAGGACTGCGCCTCTGCGGCGGTCAGGATCTTGTCCCGCTCGATGTCGTTGTTGACCTGCTCGGACGTCCGGCCCGAGTGCTTGGCCAGCGTGTCTTCGAGCCAGGAGCGCATCCGCATGACTTCCGCGGCCTGGATCTCGAGGTCCGAGGCCTGGCCGCCCTGGCCGCCGGACAGTGCCGGCTGGTGGATCAATACGCGGGCGTTGGGCAGTGCCAGGCGCTTGCCCGGCGTACCGGCCGCCAGCAGGACGGCTGCGGCGCTTGCAGCCTGGCCCAGGCACACCGTCTGGATCTCGGGACGGATGTACTGCATGGTGTCGTAGATCGCCGTCATGGCGGTGAAGGAGCCGCCCGGAGAGTTGATGTACAGCGTGATGTCGCGGTCCGGGTCCGTGGACTCCAGCACCAGCAGCTGCGCCATGACGTCGTCGGCGGAGGCGTCGTCCACCTGCACACCGAGGAAGATGATCCGGTCCTCAAAAAGCTTGGTGTACGGGTCCTGGCGCTTGAAGCCGTAAGGGGTACGCTCCTCGAACTGCGGCAGCACGTAGCGGCTGGTGGGCAGGTTCCCGGCAGACGATCCGAAATTGTAGTTCATGTTCATTTCTCCTGGAATCATTTCTGTCTACCCCGGTTACTTTTCCGAGCCGCTGGCGTTTTGAGTTCCGCCGCCGCCGGCCACAGATCCCGCGTGCGCGGCGATCTTGTCGAAGAAGCCGTACTCAAGGGCTTCGGGTGCCGTGAACCACTTGTCGCGGTCGTTGTCCTTGAGGATGGTTTCCACGGTCTGGCCGGTCTGGTCGGCGGTGAGTTCCGCCATGACCTTCTTCATGTGCAGGATGAGCTCAGCCTGGATTTTGATGTCCGAGGCCGTACCGCCGATGCCGCCGGACGGCTGGTGCATCAGGATACGGGCGTTGGGGGTGGCGTAGCGCTTGCCCTTGGTGCCCGAGGACAGCAGGAACTGGCCCATGGATGCAGCGAGGCCGGTGGCGACGGTGACGACGTCGTTCGGGATGAACTGCATCGTGTCGTAGATGGCCATGCCTGCCGTAACAGAGCCGCCCGGCGAGTTGATGTAAAGGTAGATGTCCTTATCGGGGTTCTCCGCGGACAGCAGCAGCAACTGCGAGCAGATGGCGTTGGCGTTTTCATCGCGGACCTCGGAGCCGAGCCAGATGATTCGCTCTTTCAGCAGGCGGTTGTAGATGTAGTTGTCCTGGGCTGCCGGATCGACAGTAGCCATCCGGGGGGCCCCTGCTTGCTGTGACATATGTACTTACCTCTCGCTGGCGACGGTGACGTCACGGGACGACGTCACTGAAAATCACTACTTGGACACTAACCGGTTTGGCGGCCGTTTTGTTCTCACGGATCGCGCTGTTCGCTGACGGCGCACGATTGCCCGCAACCGCACCGCAGAGCACGACACAGCCGCAATTCCGGGGTTAAACGGAGGAAGCCCCCGGATCAGGGATCCGGGGACTTCCGTGCAACACGTGCTAGAACTTCACTGCTGCCGGATCGTCGCTCGGCGCAGCTTCTTCGGTGGCAGCTTCGCCTTCAACGGCGTCGCTGTCGACGGCGGGGGCTGCTTCAGCCTCAGCGGCCTCCTCTTCGCCGCCGGGGCGGACGAAGTCGCTCAGGTCAACCTTGTTGCCTTCAGAGTCCGTGACCTCGGCCTGGCCCAACACGACGGCCAGTGCCTTGCGGCGGCGAACCTCGGAAACCATCATGGGAACCTGGCCGGACTGATCGATGATCTGGGCGAACTGGTTCGGGTCCATGCCGTACTGGCTGGCAGTGGTGACGATGTAATCGATCAGCTCGTTCTGGCTGACTCCGACTTCTTCCTTGTCAGCGATGGCGTCAAGGATGATCTCGTTCTGGAAGGCCCGCTCAGTGTTGGCCTTGACCTCGGCGCGGTGCTCTTCGGTGTCGTGCTCGCCGTCGCCGTGGGAGTTCTCAGCCTTGAAGTGCTGCTCCAGCTGCTCTTCGACAACCGAAGCGGGAACGGGAACCTCAACGAGCTCAACGAGCTTGTCCAGGACCTTGTCGCGCGCTTCGACACCCTGCTCAACAACCTTGGATTCGGCAGCCTGCTTGGCGAGGTCCTCGCGCAGTTCGGCCAGCGTGTCGAACTCGGATGCCAGCTGGGCGAAGTCGTCGTCAGCCTCGGGAAGCTCGCGCTCCTTGACGGACTTGACCACTACCTTGACCTGGGCAGCTTCGCCGGCGTGGTCACCGCCCACGAGGGTGGTGTCGAAGATGGCGTCCTCATCGGCGCTGAGGCCGGTTACAGCCTCGTCCAGGCCTTCGAGCATGGTGCCGGCGCCAACCTGGTAGGACAGGCCGGAAGCGGAATCAACTTCGGCGCCATCGATCGAAGCGGTGATATCGATCGTCAGGAAGTCGCCGTCGGCGGCCGGACGATCCACGGACTTCAGCGTGCCGAAACGGCCGCGAAGCTCGTCGAGGGCCTTGTCAACGTCTGCCTCGGAGGACTCAGCAGCGGCCACCTCGACCTTGATGCCCGAGTAGTCAGGCAGTTCGATCTCGGGACGGACGTCAACTTCGGCATGGAACTTGAGTTCGCCGTCGGTCGCAGTGGGATCCGGGACCTCGGTGATTTCAACCTCGGGACGGCTCAGCGGGCGGATGCCAGTCTCCTGGACAGCCTCCTGGTACCAGCCGTTGAGGCCTTCATTGATGGCGGTTTCCAGCACGTAGCCGCGGCCAACGCGCTGGTCGATCAGCTTTGCGGGGACCTTGCCCTTGCGGAAGCCAGGGACCTGGATCTGCGAAGCAACAGTCTTGTATGCCTCATCGATGCTGGGCTTCAATTCCTCAAAGGGGACCTCAACATTGAGCTTGACCCGCGTGGGGGTGAGGTTCTCGACAGCGCTCTTCACAGTCTAAGTACTCCTGGTTTTGTGGGATGGGGTTCTGCAAACACGATGATCTGACAAGCTGCAGAGTCGGGGTGACAGGATTTGAACCTGCGACTTCCTGCTCCCAAAGCAGGCGCTCTAGCCAAGCTGAGCTACACCCCGTAAGTGCACAGAACAGTCTACGGTCATAACGGCCGGATATGCACATTTGACACTGGGGCCCTGAATTAGGTTTAGTTATATCCGGCTCGAGCAGCCGACCGGAAGAAATGCACCAACAGCCCCTGCGGATCAGCAGCACGGCCGGATGCCTTTCCACGGGGACGTAGCTTAATGGTAAAGCCTCAGTCTTCCAAACTGATTACGCGGGTTCGATTCCCGTCGTCCCCTCCAGGACAGTCCCGCAGGAACGTTCCAGGGACCACCACGCAGGACAACAAAAGAGCCCCTCTCCGGAGGGGCTCTTTTGTTTCGTCAGGATCCCTGTTGGCACACGGGGCACCAGTAGAGCTTGCGCGCGCCAAGGTCCGTCAGGGCCACCGGCGAACCGCAGATCCGGCAGTCGAGGCCGTGCCGCCGGTAGACGAAGTGGGACTCGCCGGGTGCCGGCAGGCCGGCCGCGGGTTCCGTCCAGTAGCGGGGAGGCGTGGTGATGATCCTGCCGTCGCGGACGCCGTCGGACATCATGGCGACAGTGTCCTCCCAGAGACCGCCCGCCGCCTCCGCGTCCAGGGAGCGTCCTGGCAGCCAGGGATCCAGGCCCTGGCGGAAGAGCAGTTCGGCGCGGTAGACGTTCCCGACGCCGGCTATCACCTTCTGGTCCATCAGCAACGCCGCGAGGGGCGTCTTGCGTGCGCGGAGACCGGCAACGAAACCGTCCTTGTCCCCGGGAAGGTTCCGCAACGGATCGGGCCCCAGCCGGGCCAGGACAGCGTCGGCCTCGGCCTCCGTGATGGCGTGGCACGTGGTGGCACCCCTGAGGTCCGCCCAGCCGTGGGCGCCTGCAAGGCGGACACGGACGGCGCCCACCGGCGCAGGCGGCCCTGTGTATCCCGGTCCGCCGCCGGCCGCGGGGTCCGTTGCGCCGTCGTCGAACACTTCCCTCTCCCCAACCTTCCGGGGTGCGCCGATGCTGGACGCGCCCCGGAAGGTGGCGTCACCGCCGAAATCCCAAGCGCCATAGAGGCCCAGGTGCACATGCAGGGCGAGCCCGTTGTCGAAATGCAGGAACATGTGCTTCCCGTGGGCCACCGTGCCGAGCAAGGTGCGGGCATCCAGCAGCGCCGCGCCGTCGGCGAACCGGCCCTGCGGACTGGAAACGGCGAGGCGCTGGCCAGCGAAGACGTCCGCGAACTGGCGGGCCAGCCGGTGGACCGAGTGCCCCTCAGGCACTAGGCGATAACCTCGCCGGTGTTCTCGTAGGCCGCGATCTTGCCGATGCGGCGCACGTGCCGTTCATCGTTGCTGAATGGTTCCCGCAGGAAGGCTTCGATGATTTCCGTCGCTTCGTCCACGCTGTGCTGCCGGCCGCCGACCGCAACGACGTTGGCATCGTTGTGCTCGCGGGCCAGGGTTGCCGTGGACAGGTTCCAGGCAAGCGCCGCACGGACACCCTTGACCTTGTTTGCGGCGATCTGCTCGCCGTTCCCCGAGCCGCCGAGCACGATACCCAGGGCGTTGATTCCCGCCGCCTGGTCCGCCACGACGGCAAGCGCCGCGTTGATGCAGAAGGACGGGTAATCGTCCAGTGCGTCATAGACCTTGGGCCCGTGGTCCACCACGGTGTAGCCCTTGGCCGTGAGGTGGGTTACCAGATGGGCGCTGAGCTCCATGCCGGCGTGGTCTGTGGCGATGTGGACGCGCGGGAAGTCGGAAGATGTGGTCACGGCAATGTCCGTTCAGTCATAAGCACCGGTAGGCTTCCGGGCTGCTTCGGGGGTCGGATCCAAGCGTACTAGCCTGCGGGCGCCGGCTGCCTGCCATGAACACTCTGCGGACGCCGGTAGGTGCACCAGGCGTTCGGATCAGGATTGCGGGGGCTACTTCTCGCCGCGGGCCCGGGCGGCCACGCGGGAGAGTACGGCGGCCACCTTTTCGGCGGAATCGGCGCTGCCGCCGCTGATGGCCATCTTCTTGCCGTCCGCGCGGTTGACCACGACGGCGGGTCCGCTGCTGACCAGCATGGCAGTGGTTCCGCCGTGGTGTCGGTAGCCCCAGCCGCCGTAGTCTGCGGCACGGACAACTGCGGGCGTTGCGGAGGAAATGGCCGACGCCGGGACTTCCATCACGCGGACGAACCCTGCGGCGAATACCCGCAACCCGCTCCGGTCAACGATGACCCTGGCGAAGAGGAAGGCGGCTGCCAGCACCGCCAGCGCCACGAGGAGCGCACCCAGCCACGGGACGGCGATGGAGACCAGGGCTGCCGGAAAGAGCGAGGCGACGCCCAGCATCACAAACACGGAACTGCGCGCATGGACCCACATGTGGACTGAATCCGCCGCCAGCTCAGGGTCGATTTCGCGGTCCAAGGCAGCCCGCACAGCACGGTCATCGTCCACCGACCACCGCTCGTCCGCCTTGAAAACGAAGCCCATGATGACGCCGAGGGGCAGGGCGGCCCCGCTCCCGAGGGCAAGGACAGTCATGTCCACCCGGGCTTCGCGGACGTCTGCGATTCCCGCCTGGCCCACGAGCACTGCAGCCAGCACCGTGGTGACGAAGAGGCTGACCGTCAGCCCGGCGCCCATCATGAGACGCCGCATGACGGCGGGCCTGCTCAGCGGTACGGCCTGCCCCAGGACTAGCCAGCCCACCAGCACTACGATCAGGCCCCCGAAGGTCACAAAGGCGGAGAACGGCGCAAAACCGGCCGGTCCGGCCTCGGTCCAGCGCACCGCCATGGGGTCCGGCACGTCCGGCCGGATCAAGAGTGCGCAGACTACGAACGCGGCGGCCAGCAGCACGGGGAACACCATCGCGAACCGCAGTGCCCTGGCGTCCACCGAATCCCTGATCTTTCCCATACCCCAACGCTACTCCGCGCCGGCGCCGCGTGATCCACCTAACTTGCCATCGCCCGGCGAAGTGAAAGAATAACTTCACAGTGCCGGCGATGACCGTTGCCGGCCGGCAACCGCAACCCTTTCTGGAGGCCCCACTTTGCCAGGCATGAACCTGACGCGCGCCGAAGCCCGTGAGCGCGCCGACCTCATCTCCGTTGAGTCCTACGACGTCAGCCTGGACCTGACCCGGGGCGACAAAGTCTTCGGCACCACCACGGCCGTGAAGTTCAGTGCGCGGCCCGGGTCCTCCACCTTCATCGACGCGGTAACCCACCAGGTCCTCAGCGTCATGCTCAACGGCGAGGAACTCGACCCCGCGGAAGTGTCCGACGGCGTCCGCATCCAGCTCCCCTACCTCGCCGCGGAAAACGACCTGCTGGTGGTTGCCGAAGCGCCGTACATGAACACCGGCGAAGGGCTCCACCGTTTCGTGGACCCGGTGGACAACGAGGTTTACCTGTACACGCAGTTCGAGGTTCCGGATTCCCGCCGGATGTTCGCAGTGTTCGAGCAGCCCGATCTCAAGGCGAGCTTTACGTTCACCGTCACCGCGCCGTCGCACTGGGACCTGGTGTCCAACTCCCCCACGCCCGTCCCCATCGAAACCATTCCCGGCGAGGACGGCGGCGCCCGCTCCGTCTGGGAATTCGCCGCCACCCCGAGGCTGTCCTCCTACGTCACGGCGCTGGTCGCCGGCCCCTACCAGTCCGTGCGCAGCGAGGTGAAGTGCGCCGACGGGCGCGTCGTTCCGCTGGGCGTATTCGCTCGCAAGTCGCTCATGCAGTACCTGGATGCGGACAACATTTTTGAGCTCACCCGCCAGGGGTTCGAGTTCTTCGAGGCACAGTTCGGCTGCCCCTACCCGTTCGAGAAGTACGACCAGCTCTTCGTTCCCGAGTTCAATGCCGGCGCAATGGAAAACGCCGGCGCCGTGACCATCCTGGAAGGCTACGTGTTCCGCGGCAAGGTCACGGGCGCACAGGTTGAACGCCGTGCCATCACGGTGCTGCACGAGCTCGCACACATGTGGTTCGGGGATCTCGTGACCATGCGCTGGTGGAACGACCTCTGGCTTAACGAATCGTTCGCCGAGTACATGTCCCACCTGGCTGCCGTGGAAAACACCGAGTTTGACCACGCCTGGACCACGTTCGCCTCGGTGGAGAAGTCCTGGGCCTACCGCCAGGACCAGCTGCCCACCACACACCCGATTTTCGCCGAGATCAACGACCTGCAGGACGTGGAGGTGAACTTCGACGGCATCACGTACGCCAAGGGCGCCTCGGTGCTGCGCCAGCTGGTTGCCTGGGTGGGCCCGGAGCAGTTCATGGCCGGTGTCCGCGAGTACTTCAGCAAGCACGCCTGGCAGAACACCGAGCTCAGCGACCTCATGGTGGAGCTGGAGAAAGCCAGTGGCCGTGACTTGGACCAGTGGGGCAGGCTGTGGCTGGAAACCGCCGGCGTCAACACGCTGACTCCTGACGTGGCGGTGGATTCCGCAGGGGTCATCACGTCCTTCTCCATAGTGCAGTCCGCGGTGGCGGAGCAGCCCACCATCCGGCCGCACCGGCTCGCGGTCGGCTTCTATAACGTCGCCGACGGGCAGCTTGTCCGGGTGCACCGCGAGGAACTGGACGTCGACGGCGAACGCACCGACGTGCCTGCCCTCGCCGGCCTGCAGCAGCCGGACCTTATCCTGCTCAACGACGACGACCTCGCCTATGCCAAGGTCCGGCTCGATCCGAAGTCGCTGGCCACCGCGACGGCCCACCTGAAGGACTTCCGCGAGAGCCTGCCGCGGACGCTCGTCTGGGGCTCCGCCTGGGATGCGGCGCGCGACGGCGAAACACCCGCCCGCGGCTACGTCGAACTGATCCTCGCCAACATCGCCTCCGAATCCGATTCGTCAGTGATCCTGGTCCAGCTTCGCCAGCTGGCCACGACGCTCAGCTACTACGTTGCCGAAGAGCACCGGGAGAAGACGTCCGTGGCCGCAGCGGACACCCTCTGGAACCTTGCCGGTTCCGTCCCGGCGGGATCGGACGCGCAGCTGCAGTTCGTTAAGTCCTTCGCGCTGCTGGCCCGCAGCGACAGCCAGCTGGATACGGTTTCCGCGCTGCTGGACGGCTCGGCGGCACTGGACGGCCTCACCGTCGACCAGGACCTGCGCTGGGAACTGCTGGCGTCGCTGGTGGCAGGCGGCCGGGCCGGCCAGGACCGGATCGACGCCGAACTCGAACAGGACAACACCGCCAACGGCCAGAACGCGGCGGCACTGGCCAAGGCAGCCATCCCCACGGCCGAGGCCAAGGCCGCGGCCTGGGAGTCCATCGTGGTGAAGGGTGAGCTGTCCAACGCCCTCCAGGCATCCGCGGTGGCAGGTTTCACCCGCGTCCTGGATCCTGCGCTGCTGGAGCCTTACACGGAGAAGTATTTCGACGCCGTTCCCGGCATCGTGGCGAACCGCACGCACGCGCTCGCCCAGCAGATCGTCGTCGGGCTTTATCCGGCGCAGCAGACCACCCAGGCCACCGTGGACCGGACGGACGAGTTCCTGGCTTCGCTTCCCGAAGACAGCGCCGCCCTGCGGCGCATGATGCTGGAAAACCGCGACGGCGTTGCCCGCGCGCTGCGGGCCCGCCAGGCTGACGTCGGGTAGTCAACGGCATGAGCCTCGACGAGCACCGCTACGCCGTGACGGTCCGATGGACCGGGAACCGGGGAGACGGAACGTCGACGTACCGGGGGTACTCCCGGGACCACGACATCGAAATCCCCGGGCTTCCGGTCCTCAAGGGTTCCGCGGATCCCACCTTCCACGGCGACAGGACGCGCTACAACCCCGAACAGCTGCTGCTGACCGCCCTGTCGCAATGCCACATGCTTTCGTTCCTGCATGTGGCTGTGAAGCACGGCGTAGTGGTGACGGCCTACGAGGACCGCGCCGAAGGCCTGATGCGGACCAACCGCGA
Above is a window of Arthrobacter sp. FB24 DNA encoding:
- the pepN gene encoding aminopeptidase N, encoding MNLTRAEARERADLISVESYDVSLDLTRGDKVFGTTTAVKFSARPGSSTFIDAVTHQVLSVMLNGEELDPAEVSDGVRIQLPYLAAENDLLVVAEAPYMNTGEGLHRFVDPVDNEVYLYTQFEVPDSRRMFAVFEQPDLKASFTFTVTAPSHWDLVSNSPTPVPIETIPGEDGGARSVWEFAATPRLSSYVTALVAGPYQSVRSEVKCADGRVVPLGVFARKSLMQYLDADNIFELTRQGFEFFEAQFGCPYPFEKYDQLFVPEFNAGAMENAGAVTILEGYVFRGKVTGAQVERRAITVLHELAHMWFGDLVTMRWWNDLWLNESFAEYMSHLAAVENTEFDHAWTTFASVEKSWAYRQDQLPTTHPIFAEINDLQDVEVNFDGITYAKGASVLRQLVAWVGPEQFMAGVREYFSKHAWQNTELSDLMVELEKASGRDLDQWGRLWLETAGVNTLTPDVAVDSAGVITSFSIVQSAVAEQPTIRPHRLAVGFYNVADGQLVRVHREELDVDGERTDVPALAGLQQPDLILLNDDDLAYAKVRLDPKSLATATAHLKDFRESLPRTLVWGSAWDAARDGETPARGYVELILANIASESDSSVILVQLRQLATTLSYYVAEEHREKTSVAAADTLWNLAGSVPAGSDAQLQFVKSFALLARSDSQLDTVSALLDGSAALDGLTVDQDLRWELLASLVAGGRAGQDRIDAELEQDNTANGQNAAALAKAAIPTAEAKAAAWESIVVKGELSNALQASAVAGFTRVLDPALLEPYTEKYFDAVPGIVANRTHALAQQIVVGLYPAQQTTQATVDRTDEFLASLPEDSAALRRMMLENRDGVARALRARQADVG
- a CDS encoding ATP-dependent Clp protease proteolytic subunit, producing MATVDPAAQDNYIYNRLLKERIIWLGSEVRDENANAICSQLLLLSAENPDKDIYLYINSPGGSVTAGMAIYDTMQFIPNDVVTVATGLAASMGQFLLSSGTKGKRYATPNARILMHQPSGGIGGTASDIKIQAELILHMKKVMAELTADQTGQTVETILKDNDRDKWFTAPEALEYGFFDKIAAHAGSVAGGGGTQNASGSEK
- a CDS encoding Fpg/Nei family DNA glycosylase, producing the protein MPEGHSVHRLARQFADVFAGQRLAVSSPQGRFADGAALLDARTLLGTVAHGKHMFLHFDNGLALHVHLGLYGAWDFGGDATFRGASSIGAPRKVGEREVFDDGATDPAAGGGPGYTGPPAPVGAVRVRLAGAHGWADLRGATTCHAITEAEADAVLARLGPDPLRNLPGDKDGFVAGLRARKTPLAALLMDQKVIAGVGNVYRAELLFRQGLDPWLPGRSLDAEAAGGLWEDTVAMMSDGVRDGRIITTPPRYWTEPAAGLPAPGESHFVYRRHGLDCRICGSPVALTDLGARKLYWCPVCQQGS
- a CDS encoding ribose-5-phosphate isomerase; this translates as MTTSSDFPRVHIATDHAGMELSAHLVTHLTAKGYTVVDHGPKVYDALDDYPSFCINAALAVVADQAAGINALGIVLGGSGNGEQIAANKVKGVRAALAWNLSTATLAREHNDANVVAVGGRQHSVDEATEIIEAFLREPFSNDERHVRRIGKIAAYENTGEVIA
- the tig gene encoding trigger factor: MKSAVENLTPTRVKLNVEVPFEELKPSIDEAYKTVASQIQVPGFRKGKVPAKLIDQRVGRGYVLETAINEGLNGWYQEAVQETGIRPLSRPEVEITEVPDPTATDGELKFHAEVDVRPEIELPDYSGIKVEVAAAESSEADVDKALDELRGRFGTLKSVDRPAADGDFLTIDITASIDGAEVDSASGLSYQVGAGTMLEGLDEAVTGLSADEDAIFDTTLVGGDHAGEAAQVKVVVKSVKERELPEADDDFAQLASEFDTLAELREDLAKQAAESKVVEQGVEARDKVLDKLVELVEVPVPASVVEEQLEQHFKAENSHGDGEHDTEEHRAEVKANTERAFQNEIILDAIADKEEVGVSQNELIDYIVTTASQYGMDPNQFAQIIDQSGQVPMMVSEVRRRKALAVVLGQAEVTDSEGNKVDLSDFVRPGGEEEAAEAEAAPAVDSDAVEGEAATEEAAPSDDPAAVKF
- a CDS encoding OsmC family protein, which translates into the protein MSLDEHRYAVTVRWTGNRGDGTSTYRGYSRDHDIEIPGLPVLKGSADPTFHGDRTRYNPEQLLLTALSQCHMLSFLHVAVKHGVVVTAYEDRAEGLMRTNRDGSGQFESATLRPEVTVASALDPALMEQLHEEANKVCFIARSVNFPVLHEPSVQVREA
- a CDS encoding ATP-dependent Clp protease proteolytic subunit; amino-acid sequence: MNYNFGSSAGNLPTSRYVLPQFEERTPYGFKRQDPYTKLFEDRIIFLGVQVDDASADDVMAQLLVLESTDPDRDITLYINSPGGSFTAMTAIYDTMQYIRPEIQTVCLGQAASAAAVLLAAGTPGKRLALPNARVLIHQPALSGGQGGQASDLEIQAAEVMRMRSWLEDTLAKHSGRTSEQVNNDIERDKILTAAEAQSYGLIDQVLDSRKIKPQAISR